Genomic segment of Gilliamella apis:
GCTTTAGCTGCTGCTACGGCAACTCAATATATTGATAAAAATAAAATTAGCCACATTGATGCTTATGTCTCGCCCAATTTAATGAAAAATGGCATGGGTGTTACGGTTCCAGGCACTGGTATGGTGGGATTAGCTATTGCAGCGGCCATCGGCGCCATTGGTGGTGATGCTGGGGCAGGCCTTGAAGTCCTTAAAAATATTACTGAGCAACAGATCGAACAAGCTAAAACGATGCTCAATGAGCATAAAATTAATGTGCAAATTGCCGATAATAATACCGCTATTTATTCTGAAGCTAATATTTATACTAATCATGATCATGTCCGCGTCTGTATTGAAAGCTCACATACTAATGTGATTTTGATTGAAAAAAATGACGAAATAATTTTTAAAGCCGATAACCAAAAGCAAGATGATTCGAAAGATGCGGCTATCATCAAATTGATGTCGGTAAAACAGATATATGAATTTGCCTCGCAGGCTGATTTTGCTGATATCGAATTTATTTTACACTCAGCAGAATTAAATGATGCCTTATCTCAGGAAGGCTTAAGACGAGATTATGGCTTAAGTATTGCGGCGACATTACATGAACAAACTAAAAATGGCTTATTAGCTGATGATCTATTGTCTAAAGTGATTATTCGTACTACTGCTGCATCAGATGCTCGCATGGGTGGTGCAACGTTACCAGCTATGAGTAATTCAGGTTCAGGCAATCAAGGTATTACTGCAACTATGCCAGTCGTTGTTGTTGCCGATTATTTAGAGTCAACGCCAGAACAATTAGCGAGAGCGCTTATTTTATCGCATACCA
This window contains:
- a CDS encoding L-cysteine desulfidase family protein, whose protein sequence is MEQQVMWQQLIKLVKHEVLPALGCTEPISLALAAATATQYIDKNKISHIDAYVSPNLMKNGMGVTVPGTGMVGLAIAAAIGAIGGDAGAGLEVLKNITEQQIEQAKTMLNEHKINVQIADNNTAIYSEANIYTNHDHVRVCIESSHTNVILIEKNDEIIFKADNQKQDDSKDAAIIKLMSVKQIYEFASQADFADIEFILHSAELNDALSQEGLRRDYGLSIAATLHEQTKNGLLADDLLSKVIIRTTAASDARMGGATLPAMSNSGSGNQGITATMPVVVVADYLESTPEQLARALILSHTIAIYIHSKFPPLSALCAASTAAMGSAAGMAWLLGKGQYEAVDMAICNMIGDLSGIICDGASNSCAMKVSTSVSSGFKAVLMALNRIRVTGNEGIVCDSVETSINNLGAIVSNSMKATDTQIIDIMSHKA